The sequence GCCAGGTCTTGAAGATCTGTCCGAGAACCGACCACACACCCCCGTTGGGTGACGTGTAGATGGCTCCGTTGGTGAACTTCGCACCCTGGTTGCCGGCCTTCGCCTGCAGCAGTCCGGTGACGGCCTGCCCGAGGGGGCCGGTGTCACCGCCTTCGGCCACCCACTTCTGTGCGACGGGGGAGGGGTCCGTCAGCCGAAGAATTTCGTTGACCAGGGCCGGGATGCCTGCGCCGAGGCTCGCGCTCGCATCCGTTCCCGGCGCGGACGCAGGCGGGGTCTCGCCCGCCGGAGGTCCCGAGGCGAGTGATGCGCTGTCGCCGCCGCCACCGCTATTCGCGGCCGCGATCTGACGGATCTCGTCCATGTGCGAGTACCCGGCATCACCGGGGCAGGAGGTGTTGCCGACGTCTCGGTGCGCGAAGATCACCGGCAGGTCGACGGCCTCACCCTGTGCATACGGCGTGAACTCGGTGCCTTCCGAGTACATCGTGGTCTGGCCGAGCGGATCGAGTCCCGCCTTGGCGAGCTTCCATCCGAGGAACTTGCCGACGGAGTCGATCGTCGCCTGCGGCGGATCCTCGGATGAGAAGTCACCCATCATCGCGATGCCCATGGTGTTTTCGTTGAACCCGCCCGCGTGCGCGCCCTGAACCGGACGGTCCAGACCGCCCGCGCGACCTTCGAAGATTTGCCCGTACTTGTCGACCAGCACGTTGTAGCCGACGTCGCACCAGCCCAGCGTCTGCGCGTGGTATGCGTAGATCGCCCGGACGATTTCGGCGGACTCGGCCTTGGAGTAGTCGTTGGCGCCGGCGGTGTGGTGCACCGTCGCACCACCGATGAAGTCGTCGTACGTCGGTTCGTCGCAACGGATCGACTCGTCGGCGCCCCACTGGGAGCGGGTGATCACCTTGGGTCCGGAACCGCCGATCGGTGCCGCAATGTCGCTCAGGGCCCCGTCACCCGGTCCGCTGCCCGGCTCGATGAGCACGGCGGTGACGTCGTCGGCACCGGTCTGGGCCGGCTGTTGACGCAGCGGTCGGTCGACGGAAGCGGGTGTGTACCCCAGCGGCGCAGCACCCGCGGGCGCCGCGGCAGCCGGAGGTGCAGGTGCCGCCGGAGGTGCAGGCTGCGCCGCCGGAGCGGGTACCGGCCCGGCGGCCGATGCCGGCGCAGTCGTGGGCGTCAGGATCTGGATGGCCTTCGTCAACCCGACGTACACCGGTTCGGTGGCCACCGTGCCGTTCGACGCCGTGCTGTCGGTGCGCCGCGTGTCGATCATGTCGGGGGAGAACCAATCGCCCCAGGTTCCGTCGGCTCGCAGGGCGCGGACCTTCGACTCCGCGGACGCCACGGTCTCGGAGGTGAGCGCAACCATGCTGAACGGGGTGTCCCGGGTGATTTGCTTGACGATGGCTCCCGGCTGCTGGTCGGCAGGCGGCAAGATCGCCGGGTCGGAGACGTCACCGGGAGCGGGAAGCTTCAGGGGGATCTGCAGGTTGGGGATCTGAATTCCGGCCGGCAGGGGGAGATTGCTCGGAATCTGAATGTACGGCGGGATCTTCACGTTGCGCAGATCGCCGATATTGACGTCGGGCAGGTTCAGCCCCGTCAGTTCCTTCAGCGGAATCACGATGTCGGGAATTTGGGAGAGCACTACCTGGGCGATCTCCGTGGACACCGCGGAGGCAGAGGTCTCGTTGGTGGAGCGGACGTCGGAGGGGGCGCTGCTGAT comes from Rhodococcus oxybenzonivorans and encodes:
- a CDS encoding N-acetylmuramoyl-L-alanine amidase is translated as MPHRRPKPSIVLGAVAALAVASPVAVYGISSAPSDVRSTNETSASAVSTEIAQVVLSQIPDIVIPLKELTGLNLPDVNIGDLRNVKIPPYIQIPSNLPLPAGIQIPNLQIPLKLPAPGDVSDPAILPPADQQPGAIVKQITRDTPFSMVALTSETVASAESKVRALRADGTWGDWFSPDMIDTRRTDSTASNGTVATEPVYVGLTKAIQILTPTTAPASAAGPVPAPAAQPAPPAAPAPPAAAAPAGAAPLGYTPASVDRPLRQQPAQTGADDVTAVLIEPGSGPGDGALSDIAAPIGGSGPKVITRSQWGADESIRCDEPTYDDFIGGATVHHTAGANDYSKAESAEIVRAIYAYHAQTLGWCDVGYNVLVDKYGQIFEGRAGGLDRPVQGAHAGGFNENTMGIAMMGDFSSEDPPQATIDSVGKFLGWKLAKAGLDPLGQTTMYSEGTEFTPYAQGEAVDLPVIFAHRDVGNTSCPGDAGYSHMDEIRQIAAANSGGGGDSASLASGPPAGETPPASAPGTDASASLGAGIPALVNEILRLTDPSPVAQKWVAEGGDTGPLGQAVTGLLQAKAGNQGAKFTNGAIYTSPNGGVWSVLGQIFKTWQNLGADNGELGLPTSDEYPIPGGLRTDFENGSLIFNELTGIVTKVLKTYNDAYAEAYRDGARVDAAAPAAPPADPAQLPPAPAPAPAPVEPAPAAPAPAPVG